In Paenibacillus sp. FSL M7-0420, a single genomic region encodes these proteins:
- a CDS encoding YihY/virulence factor BrkB family protein, which produces MNSTSGSRRGTFKFIKQLWVKINDDDVQGIAAQLTYYLILSLFPFLIFIMTLIGYANISLEKNIEQLEQIMPAEAISIIEEILQDVSAGRSQTLLSFGMLATLWAASKGINAIIKGLNRAYEIDESRVFWKIRGIALLATLTIGFVVLLSILLLVLGSWLKTQVFLLVDLPYGFQKLWDLLQYLVPLLVMFIVFTLLYWIAPSRRLALREVMPGALFTTIGWITTSILFSVYVNQFSDFSKTYGSLGGVTVLLIWLYISSFIILAGGEINAVLLNRKVKSMPFSSFKGQKLP; this is translated from the coding sequence ATGAACAGCACTTCAGGCAGTAGAAGAGGCACTTTCAAGTTCATCAAGCAGCTATGGGTGAAAATCAACGACGATGATGTCCAGGGCATCGCTGCGCAGCTGACCTATTATTTAATCCTGTCCCTGTTTCCTTTTCTGATCTTCATCATGACCCTGATCGGGTATGCGAATATCTCTCTGGAGAAAAATATAGAGCAGCTGGAGCAGATCATGCCCGCCGAAGCCATCTCTATCATAGAAGAGATTCTGCAGGATGTATCCGCCGGACGCAGCCAGACACTGTTGTCCTTCGGGATGCTGGCTACCCTGTGGGCCGCCTCCAAAGGAATCAATGCGATCATCAAGGGGCTGAACCGTGCCTACGAGATTGACGAGAGCAGAGTGTTCTGGAAAATCCGGGGGATCGCCCTGCTCGCTACCTTGACGATCGGGTTCGTCGTACTGCTCAGCATTCTGCTATTGGTCCTTGGCAGCTGGCTCAAGACGCAAGTCTTCCTGCTGGTTGACCTTCCCTATGGATTCCAGAAGCTGTGGGATCTGCTGCAATACCTGGTTCCGCTGCTCGTGATGTTCATCGTCTTCACCCTGCTGTACTGGATCGCTCCCAGCCGGAGACTGGCGCTGCGGGAGGTTATGCCTGGGGCGTTGTTCACCACCATCGGCTGGATTACGACCTCGATCCTGTTCTCGGTATATGTCAATCAATTCAGTGATTTCTCCAAAACCTACGGCAGTCTCGGAGGCGTAACAGTGCTGCTTATCTGGCTGTATATCAGCTCATTTATCATCCTGGCCGGAGGCGAGATCAATGCGGTCCTGCTGAACCGCAAGGTGAAGAGTATGCCCTTCAGCTCCTTCAAAGGGCAGAAGCTCCCATGA
- a CDS encoding glycoside hydrolase family 5 protein, producing the protein MTTKKMEAVDPTRSVRMRAVWIWALCILLCIPLLAGGGRVNAESVNKSGPAGPAPRTAKQMAALMGRGTNLGNTFEGNWNSQSFGEVKAAVDAYIAAGFTTIRIPVNWGGRGSKYASTADAAGNFSPSAPNVATVKQLVDYVLKDVNVQRACAGKPPVILIVNIHHEEWAMNAVQGEPAFEVNMQRLETIWSGIAALFKDAPDTLVFELFNEPHLSMNTGAAAKASVIELNKRAYAAIRSYTWNGTQPHTSRVVIFGGYNYNSGWGLYDTYRNPQDLPGEGTDSYVMGTYHSYFQNLADHLKRVDDVKREFADVHDIPVYLGEFGYEHRGVITDTLLDNYRQIANKAISAQFAVSVWDDNGWYQVYNRATGQFNALKDQVLDIDN; encoded by the coding sequence TTGACAACGAAAAAAATGGAAGCTGTGGACCCGACGAGATCGGTGCGGATGAGAGCGGTATGGATCTGGGCGTTATGTATCCTTCTATGTATTCCGCTGCTGGCAGGCGGGGGCCGTGTGAACGCAGAGTCTGTTAATAAGAGTGGTCCCGCCGGACCTGCGCCGCGGACTGCGAAGCAAATGGCGGCACTCATGGGCAGAGGGACGAACCTGGGCAACACTTTTGAAGGGAACTGGAACAGCCAGAGCTTCGGGGAGGTGAAGGCGGCGGTGGATGCTTACATCGCGGCGGGCTTCACCACCATCCGCATTCCGGTCAACTGGGGCGGACGGGGCAGCAAATATGCATCGACTGCTGATGCGGCCGGGAATTTCTCTCCGAGCGCACCGAATGTGGCGACGGTGAAGCAACTGGTGGACTATGTGCTGAAGGATGTGAATGTCCAGCGTGCTTGTGCAGGTAAGCCCCCGGTCATCCTGATCGTCAACATTCATCATGAGGAATGGGCAATGAATGCGGTGCAGGGGGAACCGGCGTTTGAAGTGAATATGCAGCGGCTGGAGACGATCTGGTCGGGAATCGCTGCCTTATTCAAGGATGCGCCCGACACGCTGGTGTTCGAGCTGTTCAATGAGCCGCATCTGAGTATGAATACGGGAGCCGCCGCCAAGGCAAGCGTCATCGAGCTTAACAAAAGAGCCTACGCCGCCATCCGCAGCTACACCTGGAATGGCACCCAGCCTCATACCAGCCGGGTGGTGATCTTCGGCGGGTACAATTACAACAGCGGCTGGGGCCTGTACGATACGTACCGCAATCCGCAGGATCTGCCGGGCGAAGGCACAGACTCCTATGTAATGGGCACCTACCATTCGTATTTTCAGAATCTGGCCGACCATCTGAAGCGTGTGGATGATGTGAAGCGGGAATTCGCAGATGTGCATGATATCCCTGTCTATCTGGGTGAATTCGGGTACGAGCACCGGGGAGTGATTACGGATACGCTGCTGGATAACTACCGCCAGATTGCGAATAAGGCGATATCGGCGCAGTTTGCCGTGTCGGTATGGGATGATAATGGCTGGTATCAGGTCTACAACCGGGCGACCGGGCAATTCAATGCACTTAAGGATCAGGTCTTAGACATAGATAACTGA